The DNA sequence CCATACGTCATGAACCTCGATCCCGCCATCACCCACTCCCCTTTCCAGGCCAACATCGACATCCGCGACTCGGTCAACTACAAGAAGGTGATGGAAGAGTACAAGCTTGGCCCAAACGGAGGCATCATGACGTCTCTGAATCTCTTCGCCACAAAGGTTGACCAAGTCATGGGGATTCTCGAGAAGCGCGCCAAGCCCAACCCGGACAACCCTGCCCAAAAGCCCATCGATAAGATCCTCGTCGATACGCCCGGTCAGATCGAAGTGTTTGTCTGGTCCGCTTCGGGCACAATTCTTCTGGAGTCGCTCGCATCATCGTTCCCCACCGTCATCGCCTACGTAATCGACACCCCGCGCACGAGCTCAACGTCGACCTTTATGAGCAACATGCTTTATGCCTGCAGTATTCTCTACAAGATGAAGCTGCCCATGATCTTGGTGTTCAACAAGGCCGACGCGAAGGACCCATCCTTTGCCAAGGAGTGGATGACGGACTACGATGCCTTCCAGGCTGCTCttgccgaggatgagaacaGCAATGCCTTTGGTGGTgtagagggaggggacggtgCTGGGAGCGGGTATATGGGCGGTCTTATCAACAGTATGAGCCTGATGCTCGAGGAGTTCTACTCTCACCTCAGCGTCGTCGGCGTCAGTTCGCTCCTCGGTACTGGTATCGATGAATTCTTTGAGGCCGTTGCGGAAAAGGCAGAGGAGTTCAAGAAGGACTACCAGCCAGAACTGGACCGGAGGCGCGACGAGCGGGAGAagaacaaggagaagcagcgCGAAAAGCAGcttgccaagatgatgacTGACATGAACATGGGCGACTCATCCATGTCCAAGGCTGTGGCCGATCTCAAGGCtggcgacgaggacgagaaggacGCCCCGACTCTGAGCTCTGAcgaagacgatgacgatatcgacattgacgaggatgaccGAGAAGGGCTGCAAGCTAGATACTCGGCCGCCATGCAGT is a window from the Podospora pseudocomata strain CBS 415.72m chromosome 6, whole genome shotgun sequence genome containing:
- a CDS encoding hypothetical protein (EggNog:ENOG503NU2J; BUSCO:EOG09263QH4; COG:L), producing MHPCRAGSSTVGHTVNLALRWKPSQVLFAPPCSEPRRRFDSVTIPKTTNHTTTMASTSADPAQTPEAKPPVAIVVIGMAGSGKTTFMQRINAYLHEKKQPPYVMNLDPAITHSPFQANIDIRDSVNYKKVMEEYKLGPNGGIMTSLNLFATKVDQVMGILEKRAKPNPDNPAQKPIDKILVDTPGQIEVFVWSASGTILLESLASSFPTVIAYVIDTPRTSSTSTFMSNMLYACSILYKMKLPMILVFNKADAKDPSFAKEWMTDYDAFQAALAEDENSNAFGGVEGGDGAGSGYMGGLINSMSLMLEEFYSHLSVVGVSSLLGTGIDEFFEAVAEKAEEFKKDYQPELDRRRDEREKNKEKQREKQLAKMMTDMNMGDSSMSKAVADLKAGDEDEKDAPTLSSDEDDDDIDIDEDDREGLQARYSAAMQSDSVETDASFAKYIYSQR